Proteins from a single region of Anaerolineae bacterium:
- a CDS encoding peptidoglycan DD-metalloendopeptidase family protein gives MAGRWRRRGMTGEAGRWQVVLQGKGIFIWQVQKCDQGDPQRLVALARAAQISHVIFKLSEGAYDFPQPAQDPGGRYELLTDGAIRALRGAGIAVWALAHIQGQDPVMEAHRAAARVLKWRLDGLVIGPQSQYVGQHERAREFMATIRHDLGSERPLAFSLFLNPDTQDPPGWPLSRRFPIDEFVAGCDLIMPQVYWIARDGGDPAATLRENYDQYARRYPGKPYIPTGAAFGEQYGTLQWTATPAQIGMFLNQARALGLPAANFWSWQHARNDAGNPRYTATQLWDAIAAYPWPLEGPEPLPEPPVEDDPFTDRVEIIPPGDRRYLDGIYDRTGATRFTVMSSAHGPVKYSATQPARSTLWAQWVPGIRQSGRYEIAVWVPGTHATTRRARYHIRGVAGHDSTVIVELDQNRYYDRFVPLGVFDLDASRPDAGAVNLTNLTGETGREVAFSPLRWKLVGNTPDAPLADGYDAPVGTAEERRAERLWPGRWVDAVGFARRYRDGTRTTAYHTGADLNLNVPRWDSDRGATVFAIGSGTVVFAGRLDIWGQVIVIRHDPRDPDGNPVWARYAHVDRVQVRAGDRVRRGQPVAVIGKPEPEGAPYHLHFDICTTGILEDAPGHWPRLNYTELITHYVDPLAFLQANRPPEYLR, from the coding sequence GTGGCGGGCAGATGGCGGCGGCGGGGTATGACGGGCGAGGCCGGGAGGTGGCAGGTCGTGCTGCAGGGCAAGGGCATCTTCATCTGGCAGGTGCAGAAGTGTGACCAGGGCGATCCACAGCGTCTGGTCGCGCTGGCCCGCGCCGCGCAGATCAGCCATGTGATTTTCAAGCTGTCAGAAGGTGCATACGACTTTCCGCAGCCAGCGCAGGACCCGGGAGGGCGGTATGAACTGCTGACCGATGGCGCCATCCGCGCTCTGCGGGGGGCCGGGATCGCTGTATGGGCGCTGGCGCATATCCAAGGACAGGATCCGGTCATGGAGGCGCACCGCGCTGCGGCGCGTGTGCTCAAGTGGCGGCTGGATGGGCTGGTCATTGGCCCGCAGAGCCAGTATGTCGGCCAGCATGAGCGCGCCCGCGAGTTCATGGCGACGATCCGGCACGACCTGGGCAGCGAGCGCCCGCTGGCCTTTAGTCTATTCCTGAACCCCGATACCCAGGATCCGCCGGGCTGGCCGCTTTCGCGCCGCTTTCCGATCGATGAATTTGTAGCCGGGTGCGATCTGATCATGCCTCAGGTGTACTGGATCGCGCGGGATGGCGGGGACCCGGCGGCGACTTTGCGGGAGAACTACGATCAGTATGCCCGCCGGTATCCCGGCAAGCCGTATATCCCGACTGGGGCTGCTTTCGGAGAGCAATACGGCACGTTGCAGTGGACGGCTACTCCGGCGCAAATCGGGATGTTCCTGAACCAGGCGCGTGCACTGGGCTTGCCTGCAGCTAACTTCTGGAGCTGGCAACATGCCCGCAATGATGCTGGTAATCCCCGTTATACGGCTACCCAGCTCTGGGACGCTATCGCTGCTTACCCCTGGCCGCTGGAAGGCCCGGAACCTCTTCCGGAGCCACCGGTCGAGGATGATCCGTTCACCGATCGGGTGGAGATCATCCCGCCGGGCGATCGGCGTTATCTGGACGGCATCTATGATCGTACCGGCGCGACGCGCTTCACTGTGATGAGCAGTGCGCACGGGCCGGTCAAGTACAGCGCCACCCAGCCGGCGCGCAGCACCCTGTGGGCGCAATGGGTGCCCGGCATCCGGCAGTCCGGGCGCTACGAGATCGCCGTCTGGGTCCCCGGCACGCACGCGACAACTCGTCGCGCCCGCTATCACATTCGTGGGGTGGCCGGTCACGATAGCACGGTGATTGTGGAACTGGATCAGAATCGCTATTACGACCGTTTTGTGCCGCTGGGTGTATTTGATCTGGACGCTTCCCGGCCCGACGCCGGGGCGGTGAATCTGACGAATCTGACCGGCGAGACCGGGCGCGAAGTGGCGTTCTCGCCGTTGCGCTGGAAATTGGTCGGCAATACCCCGGACGCCCCGCTGGCCGATGGCTACGATGCGCCGGTAGGCACGGCTGAGGAGCGGCGCGCTGAGCGCCTTTGGCCGGGTCGCTGGGTGGACGCGGTGGGGTTTGCCCGTCGGTACCGCGATGGCACCCGTACTACAGCCTATCACACCGGCGCCGACCTGAACCTGAATGTGCCGCGTTGGGATAGCGACCGGGGAGCGACTGTTTTTGCCATCGGCAGTGGCACGGTGGTCTTCGCCGGGCGGCTGGACATCTGGGGACAGGTGATCGTGATTCGCCACGATCCACGCGATCCGGATGGTAACCCGGTTTGGGCGCGTTACGCGCACGTCGATCGCGTCCAGGTACGGGCTGGCGATCGGGTTCGGCGCGGGCAACCCGTTGCCGTGATCGGTAAGCCTGAGCCTGAAGGTGCGCCATACCACCTGCACTTTGACATCTGCACGACCGGCATCTTGGAAGATGCGCCGGGGCATTGGCCGCGCCTGAATTACACCGAACTGATCACCCACTACGTGGATCCGCTGGCTTTCCTGCAGGCGAACAGGCCGCCTGAGTACTTACGTTGA
- a CDS encoding M23 family metallopeptidase encodes MTTPYDGKIGIWHWKGNSINEKSIQEVANTFKAYAPHVTQVWVKTTDGSQWQGVYDTDRMLAIDGPASVKRWAQTLEANGLEFHAWCVPKGRDINAEADLIIQTCTQPGVRSLILDIEPYAGYWEGGRTLIRPFMARIRKALPADFHIGMAVDPRPQHFNSIFPDEWFPFIDSVHLMAYWASFQRPVDEVIDQAFATWRNYGRPIYPILQANAEVADMERARKRAIEAHGAKGVSWWRLGLIDSADWAVINVPISAHKPGGEVGRYGKSIIVTTESPQFAFGTHTGQPPEQVFTEFRNARGWKSYYKATEARRSQVWARWDPRLTESGWYELAAFVPAKHATTLRARYKIHGVRGRSGETLAVVPQDVLFNLWTPLGVYYFDVATPTAGVVFLNDLTGETGREIAFDAIRWRKVEGITPASTFLADGFDPPIGVPAERLGAAVWPGDWFDATGFAARYRVGTPYEAYHTGADLNLNKPQWDADAHSPVYAAAHGVVTHAARIPGWGNVIIIRHDPLIKDGRVIYARYAHVENVRVQVGQRVARGEQIASVGNAEGAYPYHLHYDLSPTGILQTQPWHWPKLDLQNLLLNYVDPRQFTLENRPPEP; translated from the coding sequence ATGACAACGCCTTACGACGGGAAGATCGGCATCTGGCACTGGAAAGGCAATTCAATCAACGAAAAGTCGATCCAGGAAGTTGCCAACACGTTCAAGGCCTATGCGCCGCACGTGACCCAGGTCTGGGTGAAAACCACCGATGGCTCGCAGTGGCAGGGCGTCTACGATACTGACCGCATGCTGGCGATTGATGGACCGGCCAGCGTCAAACGCTGGGCGCAGACACTGGAAGCCAACGGCCTGGAGTTCCATGCGTGGTGCGTGCCCAAGGGGCGCGACATCAACGCGGAAGCGGATCTGATCATTCAGACGTGCACCCAGCCCGGCGTGCGCTCGCTAATCCTGGATATTGAACCATATGCCGGATACTGGGAGGGCGGGCGGACGCTGATCCGGCCCTTCATGGCCCGCATCCGCAAGGCGCTGCCGGCCGATTTTCACATCGGCATGGCGGTTGACCCGCGTCCGCAGCACTTCAACAGCATCTTCCCGGATGAATGGTTCCCCTTCATTGATAGCGTCCACTTGATGGCGTACTGGGCTTCTTTCCAGCGGCCGGTAGACGAGGTAATCGATCAGGCATTTGCCACCTGGCGCAATTACGGGCGGCCCATCTACCCAATTCTGCAGGCAAACGCCGAAGTTGCCGATATGGAGCGCGCCCGCAAGCGGGCCATCGAAGCGCACGGGGCCAAGGGCGTCAGCTGGTGGCGGCTGGGGCTGATCGATAGCGCCGACTGGGCGGTGATCAATGTACCGATCAGTGCCCACAAACCGGGCGGCGAGGTTGGACGTTACGGGAAGAGCATCATCGTCACGACGGAATCGCCGCAATTCGCATTTGGAACCCATACCGGCCAGCCGCCGGAACAGGTCTTTACTGAGTTCCGTAATGCCAGAGGATGGAAGAGCTACTACAAGGCGACCGAGGCGCGGCGCAGTCAGGTCTGGGCGCGCTGGGACCCGCGCCTGACCGAGAGCGGCTGGTATGAGCTGGCGGCGTTTGTCCCGGCTAAACATGCCACTACGCTGCGCGCACGTTACAAGATCCATGGCGTCCGCGGGCGTAGTGGCGAGACCCTGGCGGTTGTGCCGCAGGATGTGCTGTTCAACCTGTGGACTCCGCTGGGCGTCTATTACTTCGATGTTGCCACGCCAACAGCCGGGGTGGTCTTCCTCAACGACCTCACCGGAGAGACTGGCCGCGAGATCGCCTTTGATGCCATCCGCTGGCGCAAAGTGGAAGGTATTACCCCCGCATCAACTTTCCTGGCGGATGGCTTCGACCCGCCGATCGGGGTTCCGGCGGAACGACTGGGAGCGGCTGTCTGGCCGGGCGACTGGTTTGATGCGACCGGGTTCGCGGCCCGTTACCGCGTGGGCACGCCGTATGAGGCGTATCACACCGGCGCTGACCTCAACCTCAACAAGCCCCAGTGGGATGCCGACGCGCACAGCCCGGTCTATGCGGCAGCGCACGGGGTTGTCACCCATGCCGCCCGCATTCCCGGCTGGGGCAATGTGATCATTATCCGCCACGATCCGCTGATCAAGGACGGGCGGGTGATCTATGCGCGGTACGCCCATGTGGAAAATGTGCGCGTTCAGGTCGGGCAGCGGGTGGCGCGGGGTGAGCAGATCGCCAGCGTGGGCAACGCGGAAGGCGCCTATCCCTATCATCTCCATTACGATCTCAGCCCGACCGGCATCCTGCAGACGCAACCCTGGCACTGGCCCAAGCTTGATCTGCAGAATCTATTGCTCAACTACGTGGATCCGCGCCAGTTCACGCTTGAGAACCGCCCGCCGGAGCCGTAG
- a CDS encoding metal-sulfur cluster assembly factor, with amino-acid sequence MSESPHTPENKEEQVREALRAVVDPEIGMNVIELGLIRRLDIQPDSAHVVMILTTPFCPYAPQLLEQVRYTVQKVLGVRTTIEMGREMWDPSFMEDGAIANWGLF; translated from the coding sequence ATGAGTGAATCCCCCCACACACCAGAAAACAAAGAGGAACAGGTCCGTGAGGCCCTGCGCGCTGTCGTCGATCCGGAGATCGGCATGAACGTCATCGAGCTGGGTCTGATCCGCCGCCTGGACATCCAGCCAGACAGTGCCCATGTCGTGATGATCCTCACCACGCCTTTCTGCCCCTATGCTCCCCAGCTACTGGAGCAGGTTCGCTACACTGTCCAGAAGGTCCTCGGTGTGCGTACCACCATCGAGATGGGCCGCGAAATGTGGGACCCCAGCTTTATGGAAGACGGCGCGATCGCTAACTGGGGGCTGTTCTAA
- a CDS encoding winged helix-turn-helix transcriptional regulator has protein sequence MRETRQAILEIIRRRGSATIQQLAQELGLSPVTVRHHLYALLGDGLIARAPLRHGVGRPEHGYSLTEAGERRFPNRYHTLTAHLLSVLKHMKSEADLQRLLEGLIRQTLAVPPEADALPPHLRLLRLEEHLRRQGIPIDITFEAQGEEACLHIRCPFSDISQQHPELCRADEQVIGEALKLPLQRAARLPEDNRSCNFSIKLNARPMRSEALETGS, from the coding sequence ATGCGCGAGACACGACAGGCTATTCTGGAAATCATCAGGCGGCGGGGAAGCGCAACCATACAGCAACTGGCGCAGGAACTGGGGCTTTCCCCGGTAACCGTTCGCCATCATCTGTATGCCTTGCTGGGCGACGGCCTGATCGCGCGTGCCCCCCTGCGGCATGGCGTTGGCCGCCCGGAGCACGGGTACTCGCTGACAGAGGCGGGCGAGCGTCGTTTCCCCAACCGCTACCACACCCTGACCGCCCACCTGCTCAGTGTGCTCAAGCACATGAAGTCCGAGGCCGACCTGCAACGCCTGCTGGAAGGGCTGATCCGCCAGACGCTGGCCGTCCCACCGGAGGCTGACGCTCTGCCGCCGCATCTGCGGCTCCTGCGCCTGGAGGAACACCTGCGCCGCCAGGGCATCCCCATCGACATCACCTTCGAAGCGCAGGGGGAGGAAGCCTGCCTGCACATCCGTTGCCCGTTCAGCGACATCAGCCAGCAGCATCCGGAGCTATGCCGTGCCGACGAGCAGGTCATCGGGGAAGCCCTTAAGCTACCGCTGCAGCGCGCTGCCAGGTTGCCAGAGGACAACCGATCGTGTAACTTCAGCATCAAACTGAATGCCAGGCCCATGCGCAGCGAAGCGCTGGAGACAGGGAGCTGA
- the sufC gene encoding Fe-S cluster assembly ATPase SufC encodes MVAALEIRNLHASVEGTPILKGVNLTIKQGETHALMGPNGSGKSTLANVLMGNPAYTVDSGQVIFDGVDLLELEPDARSRLGLFMAFQYPVAIPGVTLANFLRSAINARRRDVDPTDKGISIPEFRRLLMDKMNYLEISPDFASRYLNDGFSGGEKKRAEILQMAVLQPKIAILDETDSGLDIDALRIVAGGVNRLIGPDLGVLVITHYKRILDYIRPQHIHIMMDGRIVESGGPELVDVLEATGYKPLFEKYGIVPTEE; translated from the coding sequence ATGGTTGCTGCACTGGAAATCCGGAACCTTCACGCGAGTGTGGAAGGAACGCCGATTCTGAAAGGCGTGAATCTGACGATCAAGCAGGGCGAAACTCATGCCCTGATGGGGCCGAATGGCTCTGGCAAGAGCACACTGGCGAACGTGCTGATGGGCAACCCGGCTTATACGGTTGATAGCGGCCAGGTCATTTTCGATGGTGTGGACCTGCTGGAGCTTGAGCCAGATGCTCGTAGCCGGCTGGGGCTATTCATGGCGTTTCAGTACCCGGTTGCCATCCCCGGTGTGACCCTGGCCAACTTCCTGCGTTCGGCGATCAACGCCCGGCGGCGCGATGTAGACCCGACGGATAAGGGCATCAGCATCCCTGAATTCCGGCGGTTGTTGATGGACAAGATGAACTACCTGGAGATTAGCCCGGATTTTGCCAGTCGCTACCTGAATGATGGTTTCAGCGGCGGCGAGAAGAAGCGGGCGGAGATCCTGCAGATGGCGGTGCTGCAGCCCAAGATCGCCATCCTGGATGAGACCGACTCCGGTCTGGATATTGATGCGCTGCGCATTGTCGCTGGCGGCGTCAATCGTCTGATTGGGCCAGATCTGGGCGTCCTGGTGATCACCCACTACAAGCGCATCCTGGACTATATTCGACCCCAGCACATTCACATCATGATGGACGGCCGGATTGTGGAAAGCGGCGGCCCGGAACTGGTTGACGTGCTTGAGGCGACAGGCTACAAACCCCTCTTCGAAAAATACGGCATCGTTCCCACGGAGGAATAA
- the sufB gene encoding Fe-S cluster assembly protein SufB yields MVTDRLSQEERELKRLNAEYTEKYGFSDPEQYAFKSGKGLNADVVREISRIKGEPEWMLEYRLKALEVYLAKPVPTWGADLSGINYDEIHYYIRPHEREERTWDDVPENIKRTFDRLGVPEAERKFLAGLGAQYESEMVYHSIREDLEKQGVIFLSIDDGLKKHPDLFREYFGTVVPMTDNKYAALNSAVWSGGSFVYVPKGVQVQMPLQAYFRINAESMGQFERTLIIVDEGAFMHYVEGCTAPTYSRDSLHTGVIEIIVKRGARCRYTTIQNWSTNVYNLVTQRALVYGDATMEWVDANLGSKVTMKYPSTYLLEPGAHGEVLSIAFAGAGQHQDAGGKVIHAAPNTSSQIISKSICKDGGRSSYRGLLKIHEGAERSRSNVVCDALLLDGHSQSDTYPYIEIEEQNVHVGHEASVTKVSEDQLFYLMSRGLSEDEANAMVVAGFIEPFVKELPMEYAVEMNRLIRLQMEGSVG; encoded by the coding sequence ATGGTCACGGATCGCCTTTCGCAGGAAGAGCGCGAACTGAAGCGCCTAAACGCTGAATATACCGAGAAGTACGGATTCAGCGATCCGGAGCAGTATGCATTCAAGAGCGGCAAAGGCCTCAACGCCGATGTCGTCCGGGAGATTTCCCGCATCAAAGGCGAGCCGGAATGGATGCTGGAGTACCGTCTGAAGGCGCTGGAGGTCTACCTGGCCAAGCCGGTGCCCACCTGGGGCGCTGATCTCTCCGGGATCAACTATGACGAGATTCACTACTACATCAGGCCCCACGAGCGCGAGGAGCGCACCTGGGATGATGTCCCGGAGAATATCAAGCGGACCTTTGACCGGCTGGGCGTGCCGGAAGCGGAGCGCAAGTTCCTGGCTGGCCTGGGTGCCCAGTATGAATCCGAGATGGTTTACCACAGCATTCGGGAAGACCTGGAAAAGCAGGGCGTGATCTTCCTTTCGATCGATGACGGCCTGAAGAAACACCCGGATCTGTTCCGCGAGTATTTCGGCACGGTGGTGCCGATGACCGATAACAAGTATGCGGCGCTCAATTCGGCGGTGTGGTCGGGCGGGTCGTTTGTGTACGTCCCCAAAGGGGTGCAGGTGCAGATGCCCCTCCAGGCCTACTTCCGCATCAACGCTGAGAGCATGGGGCAGTTTGAGCGCACGCTGATCATCGTTGATGAGGGCGCTTTTATGCATTATGTGGAAGGCTGTACCGCGCCCACCTATAGCCGCGACAGCCTGCACACAGGCGTGATCGAGATCATCGTCAAGCGCGGTGCGCGTTGCCGCTACACGACGATCCAGAACTGGTCGACCAACGTCTATAATCTGGTCACCCAGCGCGCTCTGGTTTACGGCGACGCCACGATGGAGTGGGTCGATGCCAACCTGGGCAGCAAGGTGACGATGAAGTATCCCTCGACGTACCTACTGGAGCCGGGTGCGCATGGTGAAGTGCTTTCCATCGCCTTCGCGGGCGCCGGGCAGCACCAGGATGCCGGCGGTAAGGTCATCCACGCGGCGCCGAATACCTCCAGCCAGATCATCAGCAAGAGCATCTGCAAGGATGGTGGGCGCAGCAGCTACCGGGGCTTGCTCAAGATCCACGAGGGTGCGGAGCGCTCCCGCAGTAATGTCGTCTGTGATGCGCTGCTGCTGGATGGTCATAGTCAGTCCGATACTTATCCCTATATCGAGATCGAAGAGCAGAATGTTCATGTCGGTCACGAAGCGTCGGTCACCAAAGTTAGCGAGGATCAGCTCTTCTATCTGATGAGTCGCGGTCTGAGCGAAGATGAAGCCAATGCGATGGTGGTGGCCGGTTTCATCGAGCCGTTCGTCAAGGAACTGCCGATGGAGTATGCCGTCGAGATGAACCGCCTGATCCGGCTGCAGATGGAAGGCTCGGTCGGGTAG
- the sufD gene encoding Fe-S cluster assembly protein SufD codes for MPSTSDEAWRRTDYRRIKWREAGRLIMPAGRAPLEMIPAQHYAPLLGDRQGGLVAHVDASVATAELDPALAAQGVIFTDLNTAVQQYPELVEQYLMTTAVRPEDGKFAALHGALWTHGVFLYVPPGVAVELPLHSVFYAASSGLTLGHILIVLDSGAQVTYMHEYGSPTLEEQSAFVGATELIVGQDARLQYVALQHWGRNMYEFSHQRTRVQRNGTIDWVIGSMGGKLFKVFMEVDLDGEGSTGRMSGLYFADKDQMMDHDTQQNHNAPHTTSDLLFKGALMDNARSVWQGMIYVDPVAQKTDGFQANRNLMLSRTCRADSIPGLEIKADDVRCTHAATLSQLDEEPIFYLMSRGIPRSEAEKLAVDGFFGPIMERIPFAGVRERLQESIDAKLLGQADQ; via the coding sequence ATGCCCTCGACGAGTGATGAGGCGTGGCGGCGGACTGACTATCGTCGGATCAAATGGCGCGAGGCTGGACGGCTGATCATGCCTGCCGGGCGCGCCCCGCTGGAGATGATCCCGGCTCAGCACTATGCGCCACTGCTGGGTGACAGGCAGGGCGGGCTGGTGGCCCATGTTGATGCCAGCGTAGCGACGGCTGAACTGGACCCGGCGCTGGCCGCACAGGGGGTGATCTTCACCGATCTGAACACTGCCGTGCAGCAGTACCCGGAACTCGTTGAACAATACCTGATGACTACGGCCGTCCGGCCTGAGGATGGCAAGTTCGCGGCGCTGCATGGGGCGCTGTGGACACATGGCGTCTTTCTCTATGTCCCGCCCGGTGTGGCTGTGGAATTGCCGCTGCACAGCGTGTTCTATGCCGCTTCCAGCGGGTTGACGCTCGGGCACATCCTGATCGTGCTGGATAGCGGCGCGCAGGTGACGTATATGCACGAGTATGGCTCGCCGACGCTGGAAGAGCAGTCGGCCTTCGTTGGCGCGACCGAGTTGATCGTCGGCCAGGACGCACGCCTGCAGTACGTCGCATTGCAGCACTGGGGCCGTAACATGTACGAGTTCAGCCACCAACGGACGCGCGTCCAGCGCAATGGCACCATCGACTGGGTAATTGGCTCGATGGGCGGCAAGTTATTCAAGGTGTTCATGGAAGTCGACCTGGATGGCGAAGGCAGCACCGGGCGCATGAGCGGCCTGTACTTTGCCGACAAAGACCAGATGATGGACCATGACACCCAGCAGAATCATAACGCGCCGCACACCACCTCTGATCTGCTGTTCAAAGGCGCGCTGATGGACAACGCTCGCAGTGTGTGGCAGGGCATGATCTACGTCGACCCGGTGGCGCAGAAGACGGACGGCTTTCAGGCCAACCGCAACTTGATGTTGAGCCGGACCTGCCGCGCCGACAGCATTCCCGGCCTGGAGATCAAAGCCGATGACGTGCGCTGCACACACGCCGCCACGCTCAGCCAGCTGGACGAAGAGCCGATCTTCTACCTGATGAGTCGTGGTATCCCCCGCAGCGAGGCGGAGAAGCTGGCCGTGGACGGATTCTTTGGCCCGATCATGGAGCGCATCCCGTTTGCAGGCGTGCGGGAACGGCTGCAGGAATCGATTGACGCCAAGCTGCTCGGCCAGGCGGATCAGTAG
- a CDS encoding cysteine desulfurase, with the protein MDVHRIRQDFPILYQEVRPGVPLVYLDSTATSQKPRQVIEAMSRYYETTNANVHRGIYTLSEQATEAYEGARKKIRAFINAASWREIVFTRNTTESINLVAQSWGRSRLGPDDAVVITEMEHHSNIVPWQLLREQTGVRLLVVPVLDDGTLDMEVYDRLLRTEQVRLVAVTHMSNVLGTINPLEEMVRKAHTAGALVLADAAQSVPHLPVDVQALDVDFLAFSGHKMLGPTGIGVLYARRSLLEEMPPYQGGGDMIRRVRLSGSEWNELPYKFEAGTPAIAEGIGLGVAVDYLTAVGMDAIHTYEQQITAYALERLAEVPGLRVYGPDAARKGGVAAFTLDRLHPHDVAQMLDVEGVAVRAGHHCAMPLHERFAIPATTRASFYLYNTLEEVDTLIEALYRVLQVFTV; encoded by the coding sequence CTGGATGTCCACCGGATTCGCCAGGATTTCCCGATCCTGTACCAGGAAGTTCGTCCCGGCGTCCCGCTGGTATACCTGGATAGCACTGCCACCAGCCAGAAGCCGCGCCAGGTGATCGAGGCGATGAGCCGCTATTACGAGACCACCAATGCCAATGTCCATCGCGGCATCTATACCCTGAGCGAGCAGGCAACCGAGGCGTATGAGGGCGCCCGCAAAAAGATCAGAGCGTTCATCAACGCAGCTTCCTGGCGGGAAATCGTGTTCACCCGTAACACAACGGAAAGCATCAACCTGGTGGCCCAGAGCTGGGGGCGGTCGCGGCTTGGCCCCGATGATGCGGTGGTGATCACGGAGATGGAACACCACTCGAATATCGTCCCCTGGCAACTCCTGCGGGAGCAGACCGGTGTCCGGCTGCTGGTAGTCCCGGTGCTGGATGACGGTACGCTGGATATGGAGGTCTACGATCGCCTGTTGCGCACCGAGCAGGTGCGCTTGGTGGCGGTGACGCATATGTCGAACGTGCTGGGCACGATCAATCCGCTGGAGGAGATGGTGCGTAAGGCTCACACCGCCGGCGCGCTGGTGCTGGCGGATGCCGCCCAGAGTGTGCCCCACCTGCCGGTCGACGTTCAGGCTCTGGATGTGGATTTCCTCGCCTTCAGCGGGCACAAAATGCTGGGGCCGACAGGCATTGGCGTGCTGTACGCCAGGCGCTCATTGTTGGAGGAGATGCCGCCGTATCAGGGCGGGGGCGATATGATCCGGCGCGTTCGCCTGAGCGGGAGCGAATGGAACGAGTTGCCCTACAAGTTTGAAGCGGGTACTCCGGCCATCGCGGAAGGAATCGGGCTGGGGGTGGCAGTTGACTACCTGACCGCAGTCGGGATGGACGCCATCCATACCTATGAGCAGCAGATCACGGCCTATGCGCTGGAGCGACTGGCGGAGGTGCCGGGACTGCGGGTCTACGGCCCGGACGCAGCGCGTAAGGGCGGCGTGGCTGCTTTCACGCTGGATCGCCTGCATCCCCATGATGTCGCCCAGATGCTGGATGTGGAAGGGGTGGCCGTACGGGCCGGGCACCACTGTGCTATGCCCCTGCATGAGCGCTTCGCCATCCCCGCGACCACCCGCGCCAGCTTTTACCTGTATAATACCCTCGAGGAGGTCGACACCCTAATCGAGGCGCTTTACCGGGTGCTGCAGGTCTTCACGGTGTGA